A portion of the Vicia villosa cultivar HV-30 ecotype Madison, WI unplaced genomic scaffold, Vvil1.0 ctg.001531F_1_1, whole genome shotgun sequence genome contains these proteins:
- the LOC131635690 gene encoding small RNA-binding protein 11, chloroplastic-like, with protein sequence MAAAREFSAALFSCSKHRTSLFQRLFLRTKSSKIFVKGLAFSTTEEKLAEAFSQYGNVLKADIVLNKAKNRSKGFGYVTFSEEEEARKAQIDMNGKILHGRVLYVDMDSPDEQKKTYKRATKNANANNGDLHMD encoded by the exons ATGGCAGCGGCGCGAGAATTTTCCGCAGCGCTGTTCTCTTGCTCAAAGCACCGCACTTCCCTTTTTCAGCGTCTCTTCCTTCGTACAAAgagttccaagatttttgtcaaAG GTTTAGCATTTTCTACTACAGAAGAGAAATTAGCTGAAGCTTTTTCTCAATACGGAAATGTTCTCAAAG CTGATATAGTATTGAATAAAGCCAAGAATAGATCCAAAGGTTTTGGATATGTGACTTTTTCAGAGGAGGAAGAAGCCCGTAAAGCACAGATTGACATGAATGGAAAG ATATTACACGGACGTGTCTTATATGTAGACATGGATTCGCCTGACGAGCAAAAGAAAACTTACAAGCGCGCAACTAAAAATGCAAATGCTAATAATGGTGATCTGCATATGGATTGA